A window of the Diabrotica undecimpunctata isolate CICGRU chromosome 1, icDiaUnde3, whole genome shotgun sequence genome harbors these coding sequences:
- the LOC140437698 gene encoding uncharacterized protein, whose translation MAEKPQAVIDYNNCKAFIDLSDQMKSYSNSLRRVVKWYRKLAVELLTGSITNAYIMYKSISKNKIQITAFREEITKKLLEEQVPEEQVVQQEILQTCRLKKMESARRRCTVCYENLKTEQGRDYAMKKCKQTPYKCDICETFFCVECFFVKHKTVKI comes from the coding sequence ATGGCAGAAAAACCACAAGCAGTGATTGATTATAATAACTGTAAAGCGTTTATTGACCTTTCAGATCAAATGAAGTCATATTCGAATTCACTACGAAGAGTAGTAAAATGGTACCGTAAACTAGCAGTCGAACTTCTCACTGGATCAATTACAAATGCCTACATTATGTATAAAagtatatctaaaaataaaatccaAATTACTGCCTTCAgagaagaaataacaaaaaaactattaGAGGAACAAGTGCCAGAAGAACAAGTCGTACaacaagaaattttacaaacttGTCGACTGAAAAAAATGGAATCAGCAAGAAGAAGGTGTACAGTTTGTTATGagaatctaaaaacagaacaagGAAGAGACTATGCTATGAAAAAATGTAAGCAGACTCCATACAAATGTGACATTTGTGAGACATTTTTCTGTGTGGAGTGTTTTTTTGTGAaacataaaactgtaaaaatttgA